One window from the genome of Eucalyptus grandis isolate ANBG69807.140 chromosome 7, ASM1654582v1, whole genome shotgun sequence encodes:
- the LOC104453374 gene encoding GATA transcription factor 6, with the protein MESSSIVERALKSSFRSKTEEGQYVAVEDCLLGHGGVSLVACNDDFVVDDWFDFSNEDGEVEEEGGGGGGGGGDEEDDGAEVPKDSSLSVSSQAGDDDCSNLSSSPSASSEPILTSELTVPDDDDIAELEWLSQFVDDDSLPEFPTCYLPGKWEQESSAKNRSEPEPRSVLIRPLCFPSPVPVKTRTKRTRHAKKDQPPSSESSSTSSCSSENSSSSCLSFTSVLTSMEFVRSQSEPEKKKKMKKTREPPVQDGPVQFQRRCSHCHVQKTPQWRAGPLGLKTLCNACGVRYKSGRLFPEYRPACSPTFSVEAHSNSHRKVLEMRKRKEMAGNGIEGGRLKLNRMVTSF; encoded by the exons ATGGAGTCGTCGTCCATAGTGGAAAGAGCGCTCAAGTCCAGTTTCCGCAGCAAGACGGAGGAGGGCCAATACGTGGCGGTCGAGGACTGCTTGCTCGGTCACGGCGGAGTGTCCTTGGTTGCCTGCAACGACGATTTCGTCGTCGACGACTGGTTCGACTTCTCGAATGAGGATggagaggttgaagaagaaggaggaggaggaggaggaggaggaggagatgaggAAGACGATGGGGCGGAGGTACCAAAggactcctctctctctgtttcttcgcAAGCGGGCGATGACGATTGCTCCAATCTCAGTTCCTCTCCTTCGGCCTCCAGCGAGCCTATCTTGACCAGCGAATTGACTGTTCCG GACGATGATGATATAGCGGAGCTTGAATGGTTGTCTCAATTTGTGGACGATGATTCCCTGCCGGAATTCCCGACTTGTTACCTCCCGGGAAAGTGGGAACAAGAAAGCAGTGCCAAAAACCGGTCTGAACCAGAACCTAGATCAGTTCTCATAAGACCGCTCTGTTTTCCTTCACCTGTTCCGGTCAAGACCCGGACCAAACGGACCCGGCACGCGAAGAAGGACCAGCCACCATCCTCCGAGTCATCTTCCACATCATCGTGCTCTTCGGAGAACTCGTCGAGCTCGTGCCTTTCTTTCACGAGCGTGCTCACGAGCATGGAATTTGTGCGCAGCCAGAGCGAaccggagaagaagaagaagatgaaaaagacGAGGGAACCGCCGGTTCAGGACGGCCCGGTTCAGTTCCAGAGGCGTTGCAGCCATTGCCATGTACAGAAGACGCCGCAGTGGCGAGCTGGCCCGTTGGGCCTGAAGACCCTCTGCAACGCATGTGGGGTCCGGTACAAGTCAGGCCGGCTCTTCCCCGAGTATAGACCGGCTTGTAGCCCGACGTTCTCGGTCGAAGCTCACTCAAACAGCCACCGGAAAGTGTTggagatgaggaagaggaaggagatggCCGGGAATGGAATTGAAGGAGGCAGGTTGAAGTTGAACAGGATGGTCACCAGTTTTTGA